In Tindallia magadiensis, the following proteins share a genomic window:
- a CDS encoding DUF3307 domain-containing protein, with the protein MNSNLFIIYLIVHIVADFYLQSEKLAIKKKDNFWYLLLHCLYYAIISIMVIIPFWTKAIFFHTIGLIFSHLIIDIIKYFVSKRLKKSKIENKKLSWIFICDQIAHIVSIIIIVILYSNNNADIYEWMLLWNQGSISNDILRYALITVLIFKPTNICFREVFLHIKPENKEEEKEKNNIGQLIGNLERLLILILLSLNQFTAIGLVFTAKSITRYDKITKEKEFAEYYLLGTLYSVIATLLLYIFIIGVTEVKVS; encoded by the coding sequence ATGAATAGTAATTTGTTTATCATATACTTGATAGTTCATATAGTTGCAGATTTTTATTTGCAAAGTGAGAAATTAGCAATCAAGAAAAAAGATAACTTTTGGTATTTACTATTACATTGTTTGTATTATGCAATTATTAGTATTATGGTTATCATACCATTTTGGACCAAAGCAATATTTTTCCATACAATTGGATTGATTTTTAGTCATCTTATTATTGATATAATTAAGTATTTTGTTAGTAAACGTTTAAAGAAATCAAAGATTGAAAATAAAAAATTAAGTTGGATATTTATTTGTGACCAAATAGCACATATAGTTTCAATAATAATAATTGTCATCTTATATTCGAATAATAATGCTGATATTTATGAGTGGATGTTATTGTGGAATCAAGGTAGTATATCGAATGATATATTAAGATATGCTTTGATTACGGTTTTAATATTTAAACCAACTAATATATGCTTTAGGGAAGTGTTTTTACATATAAAACCCGAAAATAAAGAAGAAGAAAAAGAAAAAAATAATATAGGGCAGCTAATTGGTAATTTAGAGCGTTTATTGATATTAATACTTTTAAGTTTAAATCAGTTTACTGCAATAGGTTTAGTTTTTACTGCGAAGTCAATTACTAGATATGATAAGATAACAAAGGAAAAAGAATTTGCAGAATATTATTTGCTAGGTACTTTATATAGTGTAATTGCTACCTTATTATTGTATATA
- a CDS encoding SatD family protein: MYCAIIGDIVKSRNIEDRSNVQYQLEGILKDINMKYKDSIVSNFTITIGDEFQGLLDEPKSLLDIIDYIKINLYPVKVRFGIGLGEMSTEIKLFAIGSDGPAYHVARKAIEDIKKSDIKYEQPDRDTIVYTTIKENHEFNYLDIVNSLLSACCFIESKWSEKQRDIIKQVTKEDKTHRELAEQYGVTQPSISRRLNKSGYYTYKNAKEDAIKYIVNYWERIHE, from the coding sequence ATGTATTGTGCGATTATTGGTGATATAGTTAAATCGAGAAATATAGAAGATAGATCGAATGTTCAGTATCAACTAGAAGGTATATTAAAAGATATAAATATGAAGTATAAAGACTCTATTGTTTCGAACTTTACAATAACTATAGGAGATGAATTTCAAGGTCTATTAGATGAACCTAAATCTCTCTTAGATATAATTGACTACATTAAAATCAATTTATATCCTGTTAAGGTCCGATTTGGAATTGGTCTTGGTGAAATGTCAACGGAGATAAAACTTTTTGCCATAGGGTCGGATGGACCAGCATATCATGTAGCACGAAAGGCTATTGAAGATATTAAAAAAAGTGATATTAAGTATGAGCAACCTGATAGAGATACAATTGTATATACAACAATTAAAGAAAATCATGAATTTAATTATTTAGATATTGTTAATTCTCTGTTATCTGCTTGCTGTTTTATTGAAAGTAAGTGGTCTGAAAAACAAAGAGATATTATTAAACAAGTTACTAAAGAAGATAAAACACATAGAGAATTGGCAGAACAGTATGGAGTTACACAACCAAGTATTAGTCGTCGACTTAATAAGTCAGGATATTATACTTATAAAAATGCTAAAGAAGATGCTATAAAATATATAGTTAATTATTGGGAGAGGATTCATGAATAG